The Amycolatopsis sp. NBC_01480 genome segment TGACCTGATCGGGTCGAACCCGCGCACGCCGCTGCAGGACACCGTGCGGCTCGGCCGGCAGCTGGGTCCGATCTTCACCCGGCGGCTGGTCGGCCTCGAGCTGGTCTTCGCCTCCGGGATCGACCTGGTGACCGAACTGAACGACGAGAAGCGGTTCACCAAGCACGTCGGCCTCGGCGTCCGGAACCTCCGCGCGGTGGCCGGCGACGGGCTGTTCACCGCGTACGGCACCGAGCCCAACTGGCGGTTCGCGCACGACATCCTGATGCCCGCGTTCACCGGCGAGGCGATGCGCGGCTACCACCCGATCATGGTCGACGTCGCGCGGGAGCTGGTCGCCTCCTGGGACGCCAAGGACTCGGCCGACGTCTCCGCGGACATGACCCGGCTGACGCTCGAGACCATCGGCCGCGCCGGTTTCGGCTACAGCTTCGGGTCCTTCGAACGCGAGGAGCCGCACCCATTCGTCACGGCGATGACCCGCGCGTTGCGCTTCGCCCAGATGCAGGGGATCAAGCTGCCGTTCGTCCGCCGCGCGCTGGCGGGCTCGGTGCAGCAGAACCAGGCCGACATCGCGCTGATGACCAACGTGGTCGACGAGGTGATCGACGCCCGCCGCCACGACGACGAGCCGGGCCGCGACATCCTGGGGCTGATGCTCAGTCAGAGCCACCCGGAGACCGGCGCGAAGCTGGACCCGGTGAACGTCCGCAACCAGGCGATCACCTTCGTCGTCGCCGGCCACGAGACGACGTCGGGCGCGCTGTCGTTCGCGTTGTACTACCTGACCCGGCACCCGGAACTGCTCGAGCGGGCGCGCGCCGAGGTGGACGCGGTGTGGGGCGACCGCGAGCCGGCGTTCGCCGACGTGATGAAGCTCCGTTACGTCCGCCGCGTGCTCGACGAGTCGATGCGCCTGTGGCCCACCGCCCCCGGGTACGCCCGTGAGGCGCGTGAGGACACGGTGCTGGGCGGGCGGTACCGGATGCGCAAGGGTGATTGGGTACTCGTGCCGCTGCCGTTGCTGCACCGCGACCCGAGCGCGTGGGGCCCGGACGCGGAGTCCTTCGACCCGGACCGCTTCGAGCCCGCGGCGGTGAAGAAGCGCCCGGCCCAGGCGTACAAGCCGTTCGGCACGGGGGAGCGGGCGTGCATCGGCCGCCAGTTCGCGCTGCACGAAGCCGTGCTGGCGCTGGGCATGGTGCTGCAGCGGTACGACTTCACCCCGGACCCGGCGTACCGGCTGAAGATCGCCGAATCCCTGACACTGAAGCCGGAGGGCTTCCGGCTCGGCATCCGGCCCCGCACGACCGCCGGGGCTCGGCCGGCCGCGGCTTCGCAGACCGTCTGAGTCCTGTGTAGACGGTGTTCGCGCAAAACCGTTCGACGGCGCGGCGCGGGCCTGTCACAGTGGCGCACTATGACTGGTGCCGAGTTGGTGACCGCCGCGGACGTGCGGCTCATGCAGGGCCTGGCGCAGCGGATCACCGCCGGCCGGCTGGACCTGGTGAACAGTGAGGCGACGTTCGGCGAACTGGCCTGGAACTGGGGAATGGGGCACGCCCGGCGCGGCAGCACCTGGCCGCGCCGGCTGTGGTTCGACGGCGGGGACCTGGTGGCGTGGGGCTGGGCCTATCTGCCGCACCGGGTGACGCGCGGCGACGGCTCGGTGAAGGACGTCACCGGGGCGAATCTGGTGTACCAGGTCGATCCCGGCCACGCGGGGCTGATCGACGAGGTCATCGACTGGTTCGACGGCGTGGCGGCGGGCGTCGAGCGCACGGTGTCGCCGAGCGCCGTCGACAAGTTCGCCCTGGAGCGCTGGGCGGCGCACGGTTATCAGCCCGACCAGGCCGCGCTCGCCGACAACGGGTCGTGGCACCTGTACACCGAACGGGACCTCATCGAGGTGGCCGAACCGGTGCTGCCGCCCGGATTCCGGTTCCGCGACGCGGGGGAAGCCGGACCTGAGGCCGCCGTCCAGGCCCATGTGGACGCCTGGGCGCCGTCGGCGTACTCGGCCGAAAGCTACGCGGGCGTCCAGCAGACCCCGGGGTACCGCGGCGACCTGCACCTCCTGGTCGAGGCGCCGGACGGGACGATGGCCTCCTCGACGATCATGTGGTTCGACGAGGTGAACAAAACCGCCGAGTTCGAGCCTGTCGGAACGCACCCGGACTACCGGCGGCTGGGGCTGGGCCGCGCGATGATGCTGCACGGGATGCGCCGGGTGCGGGACGCCGGGGCCACGCACATGACGGTCGCCTGCCTGGGCGGTTCGGGGCATCCCAAGGCCTGGGGGCTGTACCGGAGCCTCGGGTTCCGGGAGCTGACCCGGGACGCGCCGCTGATCAAGACCGTCTAGCGCACACCAGTCAGCCGACGGTAGCGGCGCGGGCCTGGGCGATGAACGCGTCCAGCACCCCGTCGCCGACCAGGGCCTGCCGGACGCCCCACGGGTTGGTGTTGCCGGTTCGGACCGCTTTCGCTTGCGTGGTAAGGGAATCCGCCGACGCGGTGAGCCGCTGAGCCGTGGCCGTGTCGCCGTGGGCCGAGGCGACGAGGGCGTCGAGCTGGTCGGCCATGGCGCTGCCCCACAGCACGGTGGCGTCCAGCCAGGGCTTCGCCTCGTCGACGAACGCGGGGATGACCTGGCCGCCGCGGATGACCGCCGGGGCATCCTTGATCCGCTGGGCGTAAGGCCGCAGCTCGCGCGCCGCGCCGTCGTGGTCACCGGCGTTCCAGCGCTGCCAGAACGACGCTGTTTTCGCCGCGAGCGCCGGGGCTTGCGGCTGCCACGGGGTGGGATCCGACGACGGCGCCAGGTGCTCCAGGTCGGCGAACACCTGCATGGCCGCGCCGGCCCGGGGATCGCCGCCCGCCATCCGGCGCAGGGCCAGCGGCCACGAGCGCTCCGGCGAGTAGGCCGCGTCGTTCCAGGCGAAGTCCGTGGCGCCGAACTCGGCGATCTCGCTGGCCGCCTCCTGGTTCATCGGGTTCGACACGATCCCGTTGAGGTACTGGGAAAGGCCGGCCTCGCGGTGCCCGTACGGCGCGAGCAGCAGCCGCCCGGCGGACTCCTCGTAGTCGTTCACCGGGTAGTTGTCCCAGAGGAAGACCTTGCGTCCGTACAAAGTGGACACCTGCTGGGCCTGCGCGTTGGTGATGCTGGACGGCACCACCGCGGTGCCGGTCCACTGCACCACCACGGTCGGGTCCAGGTGCTCGCGCAGCTCGGTCTTGTACGGCGAGTCCGCGAGGTCGCTGTACTCGGTCGGCACCGTCTGCAAGGGCCGCGCGCCGTCGTGGGTCTTGATGAACTGCGAGGTGACGGTGTTGAGCAGCGTCACCTGCGCCTTGCCCGCGGCGGCCTGGCCGGGGGCACCGTAGGCGGTCTGGTCGGCGTCGCAGTTCCACTTCGTGTACGAGATGTCGTCGAAGGGCATGGAGAACGACCGGACGCCGAGGTCGTAGACCGACTGGAGTTTCGCGGTCAGCGCGGTGAAATCGGCGGGCGAGGAGAAGCAGATCGAGACGCCGGGCGAAAGCGCGTACGTGAAGTCGACGTGCTGCGATTCGGCGGCTTGCACGAGCTGGCCGAGCGTCGCCAGTTCGTCGGCGGGGTACGGGTCGCGCCAGCGCGAGCGCAGGTACGCGTCGTCCTTCGCGCTGTAGACATAGGAATTCGCCTTGACCTCACTGAGGAAGCTGATCTGACGCAGCCGGTCCTCGGCGGTCCACGGCGGGCCGTAGAACCCTTCGATCGAGCCGCGCAACGCCATGTTCGGCCAGTCCCGCACGGCGGCGCCGCTCACCGCCCAGCCGCCGCCGGACCGCACGAACAGCTGGCGCAGCGTCTGCACGCCGTAGTACTGCCCGGCCCCGTTCCGGCCGCCGACGGCCAGTTCGGCGGGCTTCGGCGAGCGCAGCGCGTACCCCTCGGGCTGGCTCGGCACGGTCAGCGAGCCCAGTGCCGTGACGATGTCCGGCCGTTCTGCCGCGCCGAGGCGGATCACCAGCCGGCCGTGACCGGTGGGCTGCCCGGGCGGGACCGTCGTCACCGAGCGAACGCCGTGCTGCTGGAGCAACGTCGTGAGCAGGTCCTTCGCTGCCGGGTCTGTGGCGCTGTCGGTGACGAGCACGGCGGAGCTGGGCACCCGCACGTCCGCGGAACCCCGGGTCACGGACTGTGGTGTCGGCGCGATCGGGGGCAGCGCGATGGTCGCCGCCGCGGCGGCCGGGGGCGCGCCGATAGCCAGCGACGAGGTGGTGGCACCGGCCACGACAACGGCGGCGAGCAGGTGGAGACGCATCCTGGTGGGGACAGGCATGGGGGATCCTCAACTCTCAGCCGGGCGGGGGAGCGGTGCGGTAGAGCGCGAAGGTGGCCAGGTACGGGGTGGCTCGCGCCTGGGTGACGATCACCCGCACGCGGTCCGCGGTCACCGGCGCCGGCAGCGTGACCAGGCGGGTGTAGCCGACGGTGGTCACGGTGGCGACCGTCTGCCAGGCCCCGTCGACCTTCGCCTGCACGGTGGCGCCTTCGACGTGTTGGCCGCGGCTGATGTCCTCGCCGAGGCGGATCTGGTCGAACGTCGTGGGCCGCGGCAATGGCAGGTCGAGCGTGCCCTCCCGCGCGCCGTGGGGCGGGGACCACGAGGTGGTGAGCGAATCGTCGGTCACGGCGGCGACCGGCGGCGGGGCGCCCGGCCCGGGTTTTGCGAGGTTAACGGCCTGGGTCGCCGCCACCGACGCGCCGAAGCCCGCGAGCGCGGCGCTGTCCTTGGGCGGCACGATTCCGTCCTTGCTGGGCGGCACATTCAGCAGCAAGGACGAGTTGCGTCCGACCGTCCGCCGGTAGATGTCGACCAGCTGCGCCGCGGTCTTCGGCTGTTCGCTCGCGTGGAAGAACCAGCCCGGCCGCAGCGAGACGTCGGACTCCGCGGGCGCCCATTGCAGGTACCGCACGGAAGGGTCGGCGAGCACTGCGCGTGAGCCGAGATCGTCCGCGGTCGCCCCGCCGATGAACAGCTCCTCGTTGTGCGCGGTCTCCGGATCGCCGGACGTCGGCAGCGGGCTCCACTCCGTCTCCCGCGCCTGGCCCGACTCGTTGCCGACCCAGCGCACGCCCGCGGGGCCGGCGAAGGTGACCGTGTCCGGCGACAGCGCGTGGATCATCCGGAACCAGGTGGTGAAGTCGTAGTCCTCGCTGATTCCGTTGTCCCGCCAGGGGTTCGCGCCGTCGAGCCACAGCTCGTCGATCGGGCCGTACTGGGTGAACAGCTCGTACAGCTGGTTGAGGTAATAGCTGTTGTAGTCGTCCTCGCGGACGGTGAAGCGGGGCAGCTTCCCGCTCGCGAGCGCGCCCGCGCGGTCGTCGCCGGGCACCAGGCTCGGGATGGTGCGCTGGGTGACCGCGCTGCCCGAGCCGTACCGGCCCTGTCCCGACGGCGCGAAGGCGCGGTCCTCGTACGTCGCCTGCTCCTCGATCGACAGTGGCTGCCCGGCGGCGACCTTGGCCTCGATCCGCTGGACTTCCTTGGCGAAGAACGACGCGGGCAGCTCGGCGCCGTCCGCGGGGGAGAGGTAAACGCCGACCTTCAGCCCGGCCGCGCGGGCGGAATTGACGTAGTCGCGCAGGAGGTCGCCGCGCGGGTTGGCGCAGCCGGCGGCGCGGACCTGCCAGAAGGCCGACGGGTCCTGCGCGCGGGCTTGCTGCGCGCCGTCGCGGGCCGGGTTTTCCCCGGTGCAGCCCTGGATCCACCACGGGCTGGCGATCACCGAATGGTTCGAATAACGGGTCGGGTAGAGCACAAAACCGTCGTGGTGCTTGACGGTCAGCATCACCTGCGTGATGCCGGCCGCCTTCATCGAACGCATCCACTGGTCCGTGTCGGCCCGCTGCGGCGAGAACGTCGACTCCCGCTCGGCGCCCGAGCCCCACTCCCGGTCGGTGAAGGTGTTCATGCCGAAGTGCGTGAACCCGGTGACCGGCCGTTGCTGCCAGGCCAGCTGCCCGGCGCGCGGCACGACGGCAGCCGCCTTGGCCACGATCCGGTCCATCCCGTCGCAGGGTTGCACCGGAATGATCGCGGCGGGCCGGATCGGGCCGGTGCAACCAGCTGTGTTGTCGACGGCTTCGGCCGGTGGGCTGCTCAGCCCGAGCGCGGCCAGCGCCAGCACGCTCAAAACCAGCGTCCCCCGGCGCGTCGAGATCGGCATCGGCCCCTCCTGACGGTCCCCGCAGCCCCGTGCCTGGTGAATCTTTCGCACACTAGGTCGGGAATCCGTCGGATGTCTAGACCTGAGCGGATGAGACCCGCGAGCGTCGCCCGGATGCCGATCGGTGGATCGATTCCGTTCGCTGGTCAGGTTTTATCCGAGGGGTGACCACTGCGGCAGACGGGTGACGATCAGCGCCGGGGACCGGCATTGGTCAGATCACCGGCGCTCACTGTCCACTGTAGACAGGACGGCGCCGGAGCCGGGCGTCGGCCAGCGCGGGGGAGCGGTAGCCGGTGTCGGCCGGGTTGAGGTCGGTGCCCGGGGCCACGATCTCGTCGATGCGGTCGAGCACGGCCTCGTCCAGCGTCACCTCGGCCGCGCCCAGCTGGCTTTCCAGGTGCGCCAGGGTGCGCGGCCCGATCACGGCGGCGGTGACGGCCGGGTGCCGCACCACAAACGCCAGCGCCAGGTGGATCAGCGGCAGCCCGGCCTCGTCGGCCAGCTCGGCCAGCGCGGTGGCGGCGTCGAGCTTGGCGCGGTTGCCTTCGACGGACAGGTCGTAGTGCGCGTGAGTGGTCGGGTGCGGCATCTTCTCCGTGCGGCGGCTGGTCAGCTCGCCGGACCCGGCGCGCCACCGGCCCGAAAGCCACCCGCCGGCCAGTGGACTCCAGGCCAGCACGCCCAGGCCGTACTCGGCGCAGGTGGGCAGGACCTCGTTTTCCACGCTGCGCGTCAGCAGCGAGTACGGCGGCTGCTCGCACACGAACCGCTCCCGGTTCCGGCGCTCGGCGGCCCACTGCGCTTGCACGATCGAGGCGGGCGGGAACGTCGACGAGCCGAGGTAACGGACCTTTCCCTGGCGCACCAGGTCGGTCAGCGCGCCGAGCGTCTCGTCGATCGCGGTGCCGGGATCGGGCCGGTGGACCTGGTAGAGGTCGAGGTGGTCGGTGCCCAGCCGGCGCAGGCTGTCCTCGCAGGCGCGCATGATCCAGCGCCGGGAACTGCCGCGCTCGTTGGGATCCGCGCCCATCGGCGAGTTCACCTTGGTGGCCAGCACCACGGAGTCACGGTGCCCGGCCAGCGCCTTGCCGACGATCCGCTCCGACTCGCCGTTCGAGTAGACGTCGGCGGTGTCCACGAAGTTGATCCCCGCGTCGAGGGCGGTGTGCAGGATCCGGGTGGTGTCCTCGTGATCGGGGTTGCCCCAGGCGCCGAACATCATCGTGCCCAGGCACAGGGGGCTGACCTTGACGCCGGTCGTGCCCAGGTTCCGGTACTCCATCTGGTTGACGCTCGCTTTCGCTGTGATCAGGGTTTCTTGATCACAGCAGCGGGGGCCCCGGGACGGTAGGCACATCGTGGCGCCGTTTGGCACGATCCTCGCGACCTGGCCGGGATTGCCGCGGCGCCCCGTTCCGTGCTTGGCTCATCGTGTGGATCTCCGCGACGAGCTGAACGAGCTGATCACGCGGCACACCGGGCGCGGCACGCTGCGCAAGCGGCGGATCACCGAAGACGCGTCGGTCACCTTCGCCAGCGAACGCACCGAGCCGATCGCGGTGATGTCGGAGCCCTCGCTTGCGGTGGTGGGGCAGGGCGTCAAGCGCACGGCGCTGAACGGCACGCCGTACGACTACCGCGCGGGCCAATACGTTGTCGTCCCGGTCGACCTGCCGGTGATCGGCCAGGCGCTGGCGGCGAGCCCGGCCGAGCCGCTGCTCGTGTTCAGCTTGACGCTGCGGCCCGCGCTCATCGCGTCCCTGCTGCTCGAGACGGGTGAAGCCCCGCCCGCGCCCGCGTTCGGCGGCCTGGTGATCAGCGACGCGACCACGGACCTGCTGGACCCGGTCGTCCGGCTGCTGCGCGCCGCCGGCCATCCCGACGACCTGCGGGTGCTCGGGCCCGGGCTGGTGCGGGAGATCCACTGGCGCCTGCTCACCGGTGAGCAGGGCGGGCTGGTGCGCCGGATCGGCCTCGCCGACGGCAGCCTCGCGCACCTGACCCGCGCCATCCGCTGGCTGCGCGAGCACTACGACGAGCCCGTGCACGTCGCCGACCTCGCGCGCCTCGCGGGCATGAGCCCCTCGACGTTCCACCGGCACTTCCGCGCCACCACCTCGATGACGCCGATCCAGTTCCAGAAGCAGATCCGCCTGCAGGAGGCCCGCGCCCGCCTCGCGGCCCGCCCCCGCAGCATGGCCGAAGTCGGCCACCTCGTCGGCTACGACAGCCATTCGCAGTTCACGCGCGAATACCGCCGCGCCTTCGGCCTCACCCCCGGCCGCGACGCCGAACGCATGCGGACCGGCACCTTGGCCCCGGACCCGATCGGCTGAGGTGGTGTCTGACAACCCGGCCAGTCCCGCTGAATGAGTCGCGGCCCGGCCCGCCCGCTGAGCGAATCCACCCCACGCGACATCGATGTCAGCATGGCCGATTCTTGTCTCCCTTGTCGTCTTGACCTGCTCGCGAGTCGCGGCGGAAGCTTCCTGGCAACGTTGTCAGTCGTCGGTGCCGACGCCTCGCCAGGGGGCGCGGGCAGGCGGCTGCCGCTGAGCGAACGGAGCCCTCATGGCGCACGACCACGGTGACGGAACGGACCAGGAGCAGGCGCTCTCCCGGCGGCGCGTCCTGGCCGCCGGGACCGGTCTGCTGGCCGGGTTCGGGCTGGCGGCCGTGCTGCCCGGGGTCGCCTCAGCGGTCACCGCCACGGAGACCGCAGCCGGGCAGGCCGCCGGCGGCCACGGCGCGACCGACCTCGCCCTGTTCCGCCCAGTCCAGGTGTCCTCGACCGACTACGCCGCCACCCCGGCCGAGTTCGCGGTGGACGGCCTCGCCCAGGTCGGCGTGGCGGGCTCGGGCTGGCGGGCCGCGCCGGGCGACGGGCCGTGGATCGTCGTCGACCTGCAGGGGCAGTGCCAGATCAGCTCGGTGGTGCTGACCTTCGAGGCCCGCCCCGGCGACCCGGCCTTCGACGGCAGCGGCTCCCGGACCAACACCAAGGGCAACGAGATCCAGTCGAGTTACGCGGTCGCGCTCGACCTCGACGTCTCCGCCGACGGGAAGTCCTGGCGCACCGTTCACCACACCGATTCCGGCACCGGGGGAGTGCAAACGATCCCGCTCGCCCCGGCCGTCAGCGCTCGCTGGGTGCGCCTCTCGGCGTCCCGCCTCTCCACGACGAACCCGTTGGGAATCAACGGTTTCCAGGTCTACGGCACCAGCCGCGAGGCCCGTCCGCCGGTGCACGGCTGGACCAGCTGGCCGGTGCGCGAGCACGACGACCCGCCCGCGCTGAACGTGGCCGCCGACGGCTCCGTGCCGCTCGAATCCGGCTGGGTGCTGACCATGCAGGACTGGGCGCCCAGCACCGATGGCGCGGTGCTGTCGGGACCCGGCGTCGACACTCGCGGCTGGCTGCCCGCGACGGTCCCGGGCACGGTGCTCGCCTCGCTGGTCGAGCAGGGCCAGCTGCCGGACCCGGTGGCGGGCATGAACAACATGCACGTGCCGGAGGCGCTGTCCCGGCACGACTGGTGGTACCGGCGCCGCTTTACCGTGCCGCGCGGCCTCGACACCGGCGCGGGACGCCACGTCTGGCTGGAGTTCGACGGCGTCAACCACGAGGCGGACATCTGGCTCAACGGCGCCCGCGTCGGGAGCCTGGCGCACCCGTTCGGCCGAGCGGCGCTGGACGTCACCGCGGCGCTGCACCGCACCGGCGACCAGGCATTGGCCGTGAAGATCGCGCCGATTCCGCTGCCGGGCAGCCCCGGCGACAAGGGCCCGGCCGGACAGTCCTTCGTGGACGCGGGAACCACGATGTTCGCCAGCTCGCCGACCTACCTCGCGGTGTCCGGCTGGGACTGGATGCCCGCCGTCCGTGACCGCGTCTCGGGCATCTGGAACCACGTCCGCCTGCGCTCCACCGGCGACGCGGTGCTCGGCGACGCCCGCGTGGACACCGTGCTGCCGAACCTGCCGGACACCGGCACCGCCGAGGTGACGATCTCGGTGCCGGTACGCAACTCCGGCGCCGTCGCCCAGCGTGTGCAGGTCACCGCCGAGTTCGACAGCGTCCGCGTGAGCACCACCGTCACCGTCGCGCCCGGCCAGGAGACCGCCGCCGTGTTCGCCCCGGCCGCATTCCCGCAGCTGCGGCTGAAGAACCCGAAACTGTGGTGGCCCAACGGATACGGCGACGCCGCCCTGCACGACCTCACCCTGACCGCGGCGCTCGGCCAGACGGTCAGCGACCGCAAGAAGGTGCAGTTCGGCCTCCGCAAGATCGACTACCAGTACGACCAGCCGATCGTCATCGTCGACGGCCGGGCCGACCAGAAGGTCGCACTCGGCGCGCAGAACGCCCGGTACGTCCGGATGCAGGGCGGCAAACGCGCCACCGGCTGGGGCTTCTCGCTGTGGACACTGTCCGTTGTGGACAGCAAGACGCCGGGCACCGACCTGGCGCTGCACAAGACGGCGACCTCGTCCTCGGTGGCCGACGGGAACCCGCCCGCCAACGCCGTGGACGGCGACCCGCAGACCCGCTGGACCTCGGCGTACCAGGACGGCGAGTGGATCCAGGTCGACCTCGGCGCCGCCACCGCGTTCGACCAGGTGGTGCTCACCTGGGAGACCGCCTACGCCGCGACGTTCAAGATCCAGGTCTCCCAGGACGGGACCACCTGGACCGACGCCGCTTCGGTGGACAACTCGGCCAAGCCGCTGACCATCCTGGTCAACGGGGTCAAGATCTTCATCCGCGGTGGCAGCTGGGGCTGGGACGAGCTGCTGCGCCGGATGCCGGCCGAGCGGATGGACGCGGTGGTGGCGATGCACCGCGACATGAACTTCACCCTGATCCGCAACTGGGTCGGCTCGTCCTACCGCGAGGAGCTGTTCGCCGCCTGCGACAAGTACGGCATCCTGCTGTGGAACGAGTTCTGGGACGGCTGGTCCACCGACCCGGCCAACCACGACATCTACCTGGCGCAGGCCGAGGACACCGTGCTGCGCTACCGCCACCACGCCTGCGCCACGGTCTGGTTCGGCTGCAACGAGGGCAACCCGCCGACGGTGATCGACCAGGCGCTGCGCGCGATCGTCACGCAGAACACGGACCTGCTGTACCAGAGCAACTCCGCGGGCGGCGTGATCACCGGCGACGGCCCGTACCACTGGCTCGACCCGAAGCAGTACTTCACCGGTGAAGCGACCGGCGGGAAGTCCGGCTTCTGGAGCGAGATCGGCCTGCCGACGGTGTCGGTGGCCGAGAGCATGCGCAACCTGGTCGGGAAGGACGACCCGGGCTGGCCGATCGGCGCCCCGTGGTTCCTGCACGACTGGTCGTCGAACGGGAACCAGTCGCCGCAGACCTACCTGGCGGCGATCGACGCCCGGCTCGCGCCGTCGACCAGCCTCGAGGAGTTCTCGCGCAAGGCGCAGTTCGTCAACTACGAGAGCATGCGCGCGATCTTCGAGGCGTGGAACGCCAAGCTGTGGAACGACGCCACCGGCGTGCTGCTGTGGATGTCGCATCCCGCGTGGCACAGCACGGTCTGGCAGACCTACGACTACGACCTCGACGTCAACGGCAGCTACTACGGCTCGCGCAAGGGCTGCGAGGCGCGCCACGTGCAGGCCGACCTCTCGACCTGGCAGGTGATCGCGGTCAACCACACGCCGGCCGCGCTGACCGGCGCGACGGTCACCGCGCAGCTGTACGGCCTCGACGGGCAGGCCCTGGGCGCGCCCTCGGTGCAGAAGGTCGACGTGGCAGCGATTTCGACGGCGCCGGCGTTCACCGTGCCGTTCGCCGCCGACCAGCCCGCGCTGCACCTGCTGCGGCTGCGGCTGACCGGCGCCGACGGCACGGTGATCTCGGAGAACACGTACTGGCGCTATCGCACCGACACCGCGATGCAGGGCCTCAACCAGCTCGCCCGGACCCAGCTTTCGGCCGATCTCAAGGCAACCGGCCGCGGCGGCTACACGGCGACCGTGCGCAACACCGGACGGACGGCCGCCGCGATGGTCCGGCTGTCGCTGCGCGAGCGCAACGGCACCGACCGGGTGCTGCCGACCCTCTACGGCGACAACTACTTCTGGCTGCTGCCAGGGGAAAGCCGCCCGATCACGGTCGAGCCGCACCGCGCGGTCGACCACCCCCGGCTGCGGGTGGAGGCCTACAACGTGTCGGCGAAGCTGGCTTGAGCCGCTGCGCCTCCGCTGAACAGGGACATCAGACGGTGGGGTGAGCCGGCGCCGAACATGAGTTCGTGGAGTTCGGCGCCGTCCGCGGTGGCCGCGCCGGAGCGGGGGAACATGGCCGGCTCGTACTCGGCGAGGGCGGCCTCGGGGTCGTCCGGGTGCGCGGCCAGGGCCTGGCCGAGTTCGGCGCCGTCGAGCATGGCCAGGTTGGCGCCCTCGCCGTTCGGCGGCGCGAGGTGCGCGGCGTCGCCGAGCAGCGTCACCCCTTTTACTCGTTCCCATCGGTGCCCGACCGGCAGCGTGTAGAGCGGGCGCAGGACGGGCGCGACGTCGCTTTCGGTGATCAACGCGGTGACTTCCGGGTCCCAGCCGTCGAATTCCCGTGCGATCCGGGGGGTGGCGGCCGCGTCGCCGAAGTCGATGGCGGCGAACCAGTCCAGCGGCTGGCTGAGCGCCACGTACGCGTGCAGGGTGTCACCGCGCTCGCGGTGGGCCATGATCCCGGTGCCCGGCGCGAGCGTCATCAGGCTCCCGCCGCCGACCGCTTTCGCCGCGGCGGGATGCCGGGTGTCGGCCTCGAACAGGTAGGTCTCGACGTAGGACATGCCGCTGTACTCGGGCGTGGCGTCCGACAGCAGCGGCCGGACGCGGGACCACGCGCCGTCCGCGCCGACCAGCAGGCTCGTGGTGACGGTGGCGCCGTTGTCGAA includes the following:
- a CDS encoding FAD-dependent oxidoreductase, with product MKTPVTIIGAGLGGLVLARVLHVHDIPVTVYEAEASPKARAQGGMLDIHEHTGQAALAAAGLTGEFRSLILEGRQATRVLSPDGTVLHEEPDDDSGGRPEVQRGELRQALLDSLPAGTVHWGHKVNGVRALGEGRHEVTFDNGATVTTSLLVGADGAWSRVRPLLSDATPEYSGMSYVETYLFEADTRHPAAAKAVGGGSLMTLAPGTGIMAHRERGDTLHAYVALSQPLDWFAAIDFGDAAATPRIAREFDGWDPEVTALITESDVAPVLRPLYTLPVGHRWERVKGVTLLGDAAHLAPPNGEGANLAMLDGAELGQALAAHPDDPEAALAEYEPAMFPRSGAATADGAELHELMFGAGSPHRLMSLFSGGAAAQASFADTL
- a CDS encoding AraC family transcriptional regulator, which codes for MDLRDELNELITRHTGRGTLRKRRITEDASVTFASERTEPIAVMSEPSLAVVGQGVKRTALNGTPYDYRAGQYVVVPVDLPVIGQALAASPAEPLLVFSLTLRPALIASLLLETGEAPPAPAFGGLVISDATTDLLDPVVRLLRAAGHPDDLRVLGPGLVREIHWRLLTGEQGGLVRRIGLADGSLAHLTRAIRWLREHYDEPVHVADLARLAGMSPSTFHRHFRATTSMTPIQFQKQIRLQEARARLAARPRSMAEVGHLVGYDSHSQFTREYRRAFGLTPGRDAERMRTGTLAPDPIG
- a CDS encoding discoidin domain-containing protein; translated protein: MAHDHGDGTDQEQALSRRRVLAAGTGLLAGFGLAAVLPGVASAVTATETAAGQAAGGHGATDLALFRPVQVSSTDYAATPAEFAVDGLAQVGVAGSGWRAAPGDGPWIVVDLQGQCQISSVVLTFEARPGDPAFDGSGSRTNTKGNEIQSSYAVALDLDVSADGKSWRTVHHTDSGTGGVQTIPLAPAVSARWVRLSASRLSTTNPLGINGFQVYGTSREARPPVHGWTSWPVREHDDPPALNVAADGSVPLESGWVLTMQDWAPSTDGAVLSGPGVDTRGWLPATVPGTVLASLVEQGQLPDPVAGMNNMHVPEALSRHDWWYRRRFTVPRGLDTGAGRHVWLEFDGVNHEADIWLNGARVGSLAHPFGRAALDVTAALHRTGDQALAVKIAPIPLPGSPGDKGPAGQSFVDAGTTMFASSPTYLAVSGWDWMPAVRDRVSGIWNHVRLRSTGDAVLGDARVDTVLPNLPDTGTAEVTISVPVRNSGAVAQRVQVTAEFDSVRVSTTVTVAPGQETAAVFAPAAFPQLRLKNPKLWWPNGYGDAALHDLTLTAALGQTVSDRKKVQFGLRKIDYQYDQPIVIVDGRADQKVALGAQNARYVRMQGGKRATGWGFSLWTLSVVDSKTPGTDLALHKTATSSSVADGNPPANAVDGDPQTRWTSAYQDGEWIQVDLGAATAFDQVVLTWETAYAATFKIQVSQDGTTWTDAASVDNSAKPLTILVNGVKIFIRGGSWGWDELLRRMPAERMDAVVAMHRDMNFTLIRNWVGSSYREELFAACDKYGILLWNEFWDGWSTDPANHDIYLAQAEDTVLRYRHHACATVWFGCNEGNPPTVIDQALRAIVTQNTDLLYQSNSAGGVITGDGPYHWLDPKQYFTGEATGGKSGFWSEIGLPTVSVAESMRNLVGKDDPGWPIGAPWFLHDWSSNGNQSPQTYLAAIDARLAPSTSLEEFSRKAQFVNYESMRAIFEAWNAKLWNDATGVLLWMSHPAWHSTVWQTYDYDLDVNGSYYGSRKGCEARHVQADLSTWQVIAVNHTPAALTGATVTAQLYGLDGQALGAPSVQKVDVAAISTAPAFTVPFAADQPALHLLRLRLTGADGTVISENTYWRYRTDTAMQGLNQLARTQLSADLKATGRGGYTATVRNTGRTAAAMVRLSLRERNGTDRVLPTLYGDNYFWLLPGESRPITVEPHRAVDHPRLRVEAYNVSAKLA